In the genome of Chloroflexota bacterium, the window GCCCTCCAGCACCCGCTCCACGTGCTCCCAGGAGCGCGGGTAGTAGGAAGCAACGTGGGGAAAGTCTGATTCCCACATGATGTTGTCGATCCCGATGTTGTGGCGAAGCTTGATGCCGCCCGACTCGAACCAGAAGTTGACGAAGATCTGTCGCCGCACCAGCTCGCTCGGACGCGTGGCCAGCCCCTCGGTCCACAGGTGGCGGGTCTCCCATTCGTGGTCGCATACGGCGATGACGTAGTTGAGCCCGCCGATTCCGGCTTCCGCGAAGACGACCTTCAGCCGTGGGAAGCGCTCAAGCACGCCCGCGAAGATGAGGTTCGGCACCACCTGACCCGGTGTCACTGACGAGGGCGTCGTCGAGGATGAGTGGAGCGCGCGCTGGGAGTAGCCCTTCCAGCGGGGGAGCGACGCGGATGGCTTCAGGCCAGCGGAGCCATGGATGTGAATGGGGACGCCGAGGGACTGGCAGACG includes:
- a CDS encoding amidohydrolase family protein; its protein translation is RLKALDIDGVDGEVLFPNNPAPNFLGPRDPEFERDAVRAFNDAVGEWRQASDRYVPLAMIPYLSEPVEIVAEIERAVEMGHRGVNLLGQNPDFLPRLTDPHWYPVWDVCQSLGVPIHIHGSAGLKPSASLPRWKGYSQRALHSSSTTPSSVTPGQVVPNLIFAGVLERFPRLKVVFAEAGIGGLNYVIAVCDHEWETRHLWTEGLATRPSELVRRQIFVNFWFESGGIKLRHNIGIDNIMWESDFPHVASYYPRSWEHVERVLEGIPAEDRRKLLYENAIRVYNIEAKVPASV